The Brassica napus cultivar Da-Ae chromosome C1, Da-Ae, whole genome shotgun sequence DNA segment cgtaacGAAGATAACAAAGATCCTATCACAACCCTGATGAATATTTCAAGAACCGCTTTGGAATTTGCACAAATCAAAAGACGAATTCTAAAACCTCCCCATGCAACACCGGCCAGATAACACAATTTGGATTAAGACAAAAACCgatgtaagaagaagaaggaacaaAACgaaccttttttttctttttctggttTGCAGGTTGTGGCCGGTTACGGAGAATCGGTTTCGGGAAAAAGAGGCGAGATTCCGGTACAATTACTTCGGTTCTGGAGAATAGGAAGGTGGAATCAGGAGGAGAAGACGAAACCGGAGGAAAGGCGGAGAGAATCGGAGGAGGAGATGCAATGTCTGGGGAAATTTGAGCCGGGCCGTTTAGGGTTCGAAGGGGGAAAATAGGTTTGGCAGCTTTTCTGGTTTATGATGAGACGAGATGTCCTTTATACCATCTACCAAACTCTTTTATTTTTGCTAAAGTTTGTTttccgtttctttttttttctattaattcCTAAATTGCGAAAACGCCGTCGTTTTATTTTTAGGGTATTTTTCTTGCTAAACGACAtcgtttgtcttcttcttcgacTTGGATCGGAAACTCGTACTCGTCTTAGTTTTCTCTGATCTCGTTGCTTCTCCAACGTAGAACAGTGTTGAAGATGAGGTTTTTGTGTACTTAGATCTCCAATATACTTTCTGTCGGAGAACTTCTTCTTGCCctgaaaaagtaataaaaatttgatatacTTAAATCCAATTTCGTCGAACACTTAGACGTCGCTCTCGTTTTTGTCTCCAGGATCGTTATTGTTGCCACAATCGAAGCCTTGAAATGGAAAAGCTTATTGAGAATCATCAGTTTGCGACGCATGCTATCGCCGCATCGGCCTCTGTCTCGCTAGGAACTGCGCTCGCTTACCCTCTAGATACCATCAAAACCATTATCcaggtttctttcttcttcttcttagccaACTTTTTCATCTATCGCTTTGAACTCTCCGGGGGGGATTGATGTCTGCAATTGAAAATGCAGGTTGGTTCAGGACCCAGTAAGAAACTAAGCCCATCTCAAGTCGTCAACAGAGTTTTCCGCTTCTCTGGCTATTCAGGTTTCGCAAAAGTTATTCTTTTGAATGTTGCTTCAGGCAAAAATGATGTATTGTTTGATTGGTTCCGTCTTTTTGAACACAAATGCAGGTTTGTACAGTGGTCTTGGATGGTTAACTCTTGGAAGAATCTCAGGTGTTGGTGCAAGGTTCGGTGTCTATGAGATTCTCACAGCTTTTTATAAAGGTTTTACGCAGATCCATGTCTCTTTTAATGCTTAATGTGTATGATTCAAGAGTAGGTTTTGCATCTTGAACTTCTGTCAAGAACGCAGTCTGTTAAAGAGAGTATTGCATTTGTTCATAGATTATGTAGCAGTATTCGAATCCGTTCATGGCATTTACAAGTAAAATTTGGTTGCTTTCATTACACTATGAGATTCTTACAGCTTTCTACAAATTACACAGACCCATTTCTCCTTTCTGCCCCCTAATGTGTGAGAATCAAGATTAGGTTTTGCATCTAGCTCTTCTCACTCTTAACCCAAGAACACAGTTGAGTTGAACTTTATTGTCACATAGATTATGTTGAGTATATAGCAGTATTCAAATCCATTCATGGGTTTTACATTCAAAGTTGGTTCCTTACAAAGTTGCTAGTATGAACTTGGTAGTTGAAATTTACCCCATCTTGTTCCAGATGGTCGACGTGATAACTATGTGCAAGTCAGTGAAGCTGTTCTGGCGGGGATGGTGGGAGGTGCAGCAGAAACAGTGATGACTTCTCCATTTGAGCTAATCAAAGTCCGACAACAAGTAACTGCTGCTTCACGGGCTCCAAACGCTGCAGCTGCTGCAGAAACCGCACCGGTGATTTCACCAATGATCAACAAACTGCTAAGAAGATACGCTCTTGATATGAAGTCGTTGACACAAACCGTGAATCTGTTATCCGTGTTGAACCATAAACACCCAAACATGACAGCCGCTTTGCAAGAGTACCCATGGATGATGACTGGAACAGGTAATCCACCATCAGCCATGGATGTTAAGAGACCGATGGATGTTGCATCACTTGAAGGAGTGAGAGCGTTATGGAGAAATCTTCGTTCAGGTCTTATAAGAGATTGTCTTTACGGAGGAGTGTTCTTCGGAACATGGCAGTTTCTTCGCGAGGCAATGATCGGTTGGAAAGCAGTCGGAATGAATCCTCTCCCCAGGTAATTTAAACTACTAGTTTTATCATTTAAGTGTGTAGTGATTGTTTTTAATGATTGTTGAGTTTCAGTTCTGAAGAAGAAGTCGGACCTTTATCTCCGGTAGCTGTTAGCATTGCTGCTGGATTTTCTGGTGCCATTGCAGCTGCAGCATCTCATAGCTCTGACACAGCAAGAACACGTGCACAGTGTGTAATACTGCCAAAGGTTAAAAAAGAAGATCCATCCATAGCtttttaaacattatcttaCAAATGAT contains these protein-coding regions:
- the LOC106372714 gene encoding uncharacterized protein LOC106372714, translated to MEKLIENHQFATHAIAASASVSLGTALAYPLDTIKTIIQVGSGPSKKLSPSQVVNRVFRFSGYSGLYSGLGWLTLGRISGVGARFGVYEILTAFYKDGRRDNYVQVSEAVLAGMVGGAAETVMTSPFELIKVRQQVTAASRAPNAAAAAETAPVISPMINKLLRRYALDMKSLTQTVNLLSVLNHKHPNMTAALQEYPWMMTGTGNPPSAMDVKRPMDVASLEGVRALWRNLRSGLIRDCLYGGVFFGTWQFLREAMIGWKAVGMNPLPSSEEEVGPLSPVAVSIAAGFSGAIAAAASHSSDTARTRAQCVILPKYTAKERKFLKWNKPGKRLERWTGIHPTDRNLLFRGIGIRMARSSVASTIIVGSYYLAVDLLVPK